The proteins below are encoded in one region of uncultured Desulfovibrio sp.:
- the rimO gene encoding 30S ribosomal protein S12 methylthiotransferase RimO, translated as MKKHPSALPVWSLSLGCPKNRVDTEHTLGSLGLPVTCVPHMGRARLVFINTCGFIEPAVRESIRSVLDAIARLAPLKRRPLLAVGGCMVGRYGVADLAAELPEVDLWLPTSRLEEWPAMLREALALQEGSPCRGRLLSTGPSYAWLKIGEGCRHRCAFCTIPSIRGGLHSTPAGELRQEAADLLARGVRELVLVAQDTTSWGTDLMPAQDLRSLIDQLLPLDGLAWLRLLYLYPTGITRDLLRYIRQTGAPLLPYLDIPLQHAHPDVLARMGRPFARDPHHILDLVREELPQAALRTTFIVGYPGETDAHFTALCRFVEEARFRNMGVFAYQAEDGTPAAGMPDQVPDHIKEERRAALMEIQADISESLLAEEEGRRLPVLVDAPHEEWPGLHTGRVWFQAPEVDGITYISGPGVHPGALIEADVVEHSTYDLTALS; from the coding sequence ATGAAAAAGCACCCTTCCGCCCTGCCCGTCTGGTCCCTCAGCCTCGGCTGCCCCAAGAATCGTGTGGATACCGAGCACACGCTGGGGTCACTGGGGCTGCCCGTTACCTGCGTACCGCACATGGGGCGGGCGCGCCTGGTCTTCATCAATACCTGCGGCTTCATCGAACCTGCCGTGCGTGAATCCATCCGCAGCGTTCTTGATGCCATTGCGCGACTGGCGCCGCTCAAACGGCGGCCCCTGCTGGCCGTGGGCGGCTGCATGGTGGGGCGCTACGGCGTTGCCGACCTGGCCGCAGAACTGCCGGAGGTGGACCTCTGGCTGCCCACCAGCAGGCTGGAAGAATGGCCGGCCATGCTGCGCGAGGCCCTGGCCCTGCAGGAAGGCAGCCCCTGCCGCGGGCGCCTGCTGTCCACCGGGCCATCCTATGCCTGGCTCAAAATCGGCGAAGGCTGCCGCCACCGCTGCGCCTTCTGCACCATCCCGTCCATCCGCGGCGGGCTGCACTCCACACCGGCCGGGGAACTGCGCCAGGAAGCCGCAGACCTGCTGGCCCGGGGCGTGCGCGAACTGGTGCTGGTGGCGCAGGACACCACGTCCTGGGGCACTGACCTCATGCCCGCGCAGGACCTGCGTTCCCTCATCGACCAGCTGCTGCCGCTTGACGGCCTGGCCTGGCTGCGGCTGCTCTATCTCTATCCCACGGGCATCACGCGCGACCTGCTGCGCTATATCCGCCAAACAGGCGCGCCCCTGCTGCCGTATCTGGATATTCCCCTGCAACATGCCCACCCGGACGTGCTGGCGCGCATGGGCCGCCCCTTTGCCCGCGATCCGCACCACATTCTTGATCTGGTGCGGGAAGAGCTGCCCCAGGCCGCGCTGCGCACCACCTTCATTGTGGGCTATCCCGGCGAAACCGACGCCCATTTCACGGCGCTTTGCCGCTTTGTGGAAGAAGCCCGCTTTCGCAACATGGGCGTCTTTGCCTATCAGGCCGAGGACGGCACGCCGGCTGCCGGCATGCCCGATCAGGTTCCTGACCACATCAAGGAAGAGCGCCGTGCCGCCCTCATGGAAATTCAGGCCGACATCAGCGAAAGCCTGCTGGCGGAAGAAGAAGGCCGGCGTCTGCCCGTTCTGGTGGACGCGCCGCACGAGGAATGGCCGGGGCTGCATACGGGAAGGGTCTGGTTTCAGGCCCCCGAGGTGGACGGCATCACCTATATCAGCGGCCCCGGCGTGCATCCCGGTGCGCTGATAGAGGCCGATGTGGTGGAGCACAGCACCTACGACCTCACCGCCCTGAGCTGA